Genomic window (Amaranthus tricolor cultivar Red isolate AtriRed21 chromosome 7, ASM2621246v1, whole genome shotgun sequence):
AGATATAACAAAAAGTAGAGTCTATTCTCATTATATtgcgtaaaaaaataaaaaaattcccaCTTTACATAatttgggaaagtatttcccacaataccgtccacgtggaaaagtgttttttttttttaattttttcaaacaaaaccgccacttgagatggcggtttgccttaagcagaaaaacgccacatgaagtggcggtttggtcaaggcaaaccgccatctcatgtggcggtttggtccctggtaaaccgccacttcttgtggcggtttgcttatggcattttattattttttttttctttcattttaaaatagtgaacgcaacatgcattaaagtagttcaataccatctattccataataatcaattacgaaccggcttgttttggaaaaaataattatgaaaataatacaaagatatattacaattatggaaactcatacaagaagttcaagtcatataagaatatacaaagtttgttaaactacaacccccggccccttttgttttgcgcaccgtggatgatgatggtgtgaactcgtcaacctctgcaatgacattaagagcaggagctcgtcgttgactagcactttgatatgtgataatcctttgcggaggcgatggatgtggcggaggagtgttgatggaagacgggggaacgaacggcgacatagtagcggatgtcgatggcgatctggaagaccgacctcgagtagatgaacgctggcggcctcttgtggaccgagaactggatcctccggaagagctacctcgatgggctgaactccttggagaaggagtgtggaatgtgtcatctacctcgccaatgacgggtggagtcggtatgaggtactcataacccgcctgactcaatgcatcggtcaacgacgcgttaatggagcctaaggtctgagaacatagccgataccccacgtcaactggcgatgtagcggccccttgaatcgtgtcattacattgtatgagtaccgatcggatgcgctcagcctgtttgttatcattatattgttaaaagagttactaaaaactattactatttgttatgagtgttgaaagaaaacgtaccagtaacgtagatgtcggatggtaatgtgatcctggctgcgcaaatgcggtgttcgttaggcgtaatatggagaagcgcctgtaccaactcatgtacatagcagaactatgacctgtgaagttatctcctccaaccaatgtagatgctcggtcgttccacgcatctacatgcgatctatgtcgtacgaggtagttcttgtccccagtcctccgatgatcaactgggcccggcatcgccatgatcgctgttacgTGTTTTTCATcgccataagtgttataaaaatcataaaaatatcatgacttccctcgcattatccaaatttgcaaccaattcaacatgtttttcaATGGGATAATGATCTTTCATGTGATATCTCCACCAATTTGCTaccaatttgcaaccaatatcatgacttcctcaccccaatacactataacgggaagtgtaaatttgaatacaagaatttgtgatactaaggtattagaacacttattataaggttcatttcaaatataaaagctaaaaataccatgaatatatacaaaaacaattaaactaaccttacaaagtaataaactttcattgaagcatttcatcaaacactttatatgcatacaaaacaaatcctaaaattcaactacaaatgtgtaaaacgtaagcttaaatcatgaaaacaatagaatgtaacaaacaattaacgtttttataacttcaattcaaacaataatgaacaaaaaaaacaatttgcatattgaacaaaaattagggttttattcataccttaaagaggatgaaaatgaactagtacacaaggagaagatgggaatgtagttgattagcttagttgaatgagaggaattgtaaatttgaagtaaatgagagtgaagaatttttttttttagcaaaaccAGCAGCAACTAAGAATGGAATGGAATGAATGAAAACTCACGACATTTTGGTTGCTTTGTATAgctaccaaaccgccacttcaagtggcggtttacttaacatattttttttttttttaaaaaaaaaattcccattaccaaaccgccatctcagatGGCGTTTTACTCCAGATGCCTGAATAAAACCGCTACTTCATGTAGcggttatatttaaaaaaaaaaaaaaagttttctcAAAGCTATCCTACGTGAACGGTAATGTGGGAATTAGTTTTCCATTTCAAGAAAAATGGGAAATACTTTATACAATTACATTATTTAGGGAAATGATTCCAAAAAGTAGGgaaaattgttaataaaaaatctACTTTTATTTGATCCGCCGAAAATAAATCActtattgttgttttttttataaaaatccaCCTATTAGATATATTTGCTAATTATAAATCCACTTATTGTTTATAActatctttaatatttttttgatcaaGCAGTCAGGAATAAACAATAGTTTAATCTATTTTCAGCATTTAAATCGATTAtgttagtttatttaaaaacaattaataattgagtttatttttagcgAATGGAgcaaaaattgatttatttttaacaatttaccttaaaaatttcatattttaatgcACTTGATGTTTGGGATTTTGAAAGGATATAAAAGGTAAAGAAGAATTCATGATCAACCTCCTTCACAACTAAAGTAAAAAAGACAAACAAAGATAACTAACTTAGAGGGACAAAGAGTAGAACCTTGGTGAATGAAAGTACTAATGAATGAAAGAACTTAAGAACTTAGAAGTCTAATAATGGTCACTTCAAAAAGCGTCAAAAAAACgaagcaaactttaaacgaaACAACGCCTTATTATTATGTTGAGTTGGCGTAACATCAAAACTCTATATTTCAATGTTCGGAAGGCCAAAGATCACCCTCCTCTTCAGAGGGCGCAAACACTCAGAGAGAAAGGAAGGCTAATTCTTACATTAAACCTCCTCAACTTGAACAATAATTATACGATAATCCTTACCATCTTCATCGATCTATGTTTAGTCCACTATAGAACACAAAATGGAGGACCTAAAAACCCCTCCAACAAAGGTAAATTAAGGAAAAGTTAGAACGAACGCCCTTTAGGAACGCTTATTTTTATGCAACCTTAACTGTTATCATGGATGCCGGTACCTCAACTGTCATCAAAGAATCAGCTACCATTGGTGCTCGGACATCAACTACTATCGGTGCCTGTACATCAGTAACTTCTATTATATCACCCGCCTTTTCGGGAACTATATACTCGGCAGGTGAGGGTGGAAAAAAAGACTGCTTAGTGTAGTTAAACTCTATCTGTAACCGATGATGAAGTGGGGTCGACGACATCAATCCCTTCTTCATGTCGATCTGCATTTCTCGTATAGGAAGGGCCGCCAAGAAACTCTTTATGTACTCTTTGCACGATTCTTTCCCTTTGCAGATCACCTTCTCTTCCTCGTTAATTGTCTCTGACACCTCTAACTCGTGATCTGAAGCCTCGGATATAGTCGATTCTTTCTTGCTAGTTTCACCGTCTGC
Coding sequences:
- the LOC130817764 gene encoding uncharacterized protein LOC130817764, with product MAMPGPVDHRRTGDKNYLVRHRSHVDAWNDRASTLVGGDNFTGHSSAMYMSWYRRFSILRLTNTAFAQPGSHYHPTSTLLAERIRSVLIQCNDTIQGAATSPVDVGYRLCSQTLGSINASLTDALSQAGYEYLIPTPPVIGEVDDTFHTPSPRSSAHRGSSSGGSSSRSTRGRQRSSTRGRSSRSPSTSATMSPFVPPSSINTPPPHPSPPQRIITYQSASQRRAPALNVIAEVDEFTPSSSTVRKTKGAGGCSLTNFVYSYMT